In a genomic window of Oxyura jamaicensis isolate SHBP4307 breed ruddy duck unplaced genomic scaffold, BPBGC_Ojam_1.0 oxyUn_random_OJ66071, whole genome shotgun sequence:
- the LOC118159051 gene encoding olfactory receptor 14C36-like: MSLLIITVFSSLDCPFVQEDQMSNSSSISEFLLLAFADTRELQLLHFALFLGIYLAALLGNGLILTAIACDHHLHTPMYFFLLNLALLDLGCISTTLPKAMANSLWDTRAISYSGCAAQVFSFVFLISAEFFLLTIMSYDRYIAICKPLHYGSLLGSGACAHMAAAAWGSGVLYALLHTAGTFSLPLCQGNAVQQFFCEIPSILKLSCSDSYLREVGLLTFTSFLGFGCFVFIVLSYMQIFMAVLRMPSEQGRHKAFSTCVPHLAVVSLFFSTVIFAYLKPSSISSPNLNLAVAVLYSVLPPVLNPFIYSMRNQQLKDSIWKLLIRFSSVATDCLPFSANDSHCVSQRALLPFSLVFAGLFGCFSFVSL, encoded by the coding sequence ATGTCTCTCCTAATtatcactgtattttcttctttagattGTCCATTTGTGCAGGAGGATCAGATGTCCAACAGCAGTTCCATCAGtgagttcctcctcctggcattcgcagacacacgggagctgcagctcctgcacttcgcgctcttcctgggcatctacctggctgccctcctgggcaacggcctcatcctcacagccATAGCCTGcgaccaccacctccacacccccatgtacttcttcctcctcaacctcgccctcctcgacctgggctgcatctccaccactctccccaaagccatggccaattccctctgggacaccagggccatTTCCTACTCAGGATGTGCTGCACAGgtcttttcatttgtcttccttATATCAGCagagttttttcttctcaccatCATGTCCTATGACCgctacattgccatctgcaagcccctgcactatgggagcctcctgggcagcgGAGCTTGTGCccacatggcagcagctgcctggggcagtggggtTCTCTATGCTCTGCTACACACTGCCGGTACATTTTcactgcccctctgccaaggcaatgctgtgcagcaattcttctgtgaaatcccctccatcctcaagctctcctgctcagactCCTACCTCAGGGAAGTTGGGCTTCTCACGTTCACTTCCTTTTTGGGTTTTggatgctttgttttcattgtgctcTCCTACATGCAGATCTTCATGGcagtgctgaggatgccctctgagcagggacggcacaaagccttttccacgtgtgtccctcacctggctgtggtctcACTCTTCTTCAGCACTGTCATatttgcctacctgaagccctcctccatctcctccccaaaCCTGAACCTGGCagtggcagttctgtactcagTGCTGCCTCCAGTATTGAACCccttcatctacagcatgaggaaccagcAGCTCAAGGATTCAATATGGAAACTGTTGATCAGGTTTTCATCAGTGGCCACAGACTGTCTACCTTTTTCTGCAAATGACTCCCACTGTGTGTCACAACGGGCACTCTTGCCTTTCTCTTTGGTGTTTGctggtttgtttggttgtttttcctttgtgtccTTGTGA